The following coding sequences lie in one Bradyrhizobium sp. G127 genomic window:
- the putA gene encoding bifunctional proline dehydrogenase/L-glutamate gamma-semialdehyde dehydrogenase PutA: MARPDVSVPLFAAPYAPDDGEIAARLLSFPPLTAEQNARIEVTATRLIDAVRAEDSGFGGVEDMLREFALSTREGLALMVMAEALLRVPDAATADRFIEDKLGQGDFARHQTRSHAVLVNASAWALGLSARIIQPGETPHGTIGQIAKRIGLPAVRAATRQAMRLMGNHFVLGETIDAALARAADYDGHHHHNRYSFDMLGEGARTADDATRYFDSYASAIAEIGANAGTIPFPDRPGISVKLSALHPRYEPLSRARVTAELAPRVLTLAQQAKACDLNFTIDAEEADRLEMSLDVIGAMFSDSSLDGWDGFGLAIQAYQKRAEAVIDHVYDLAQRTGRRMVVRLVKGAYWDTEIKRAQERGLDDYPVFTRKAMTDLNYIATAQKLLNLRPHIFPQFATHNALSVATIAELAGDDDSFEFQRLHGMGDALYAQLHADKPALSLRTYAPVGNHRDLLAYLVRRLLENGANSSFVAQAADDSIPVASLLRRPEQIIATPDQARPANLPLPRDLYLPRVNSRGIEFGDRAALDGLLQSVASAIEPSGDVKNVTEAEAAIAIGLARTGFAFWSRTPAQIRATALERAADLFQQRMPRFAALLQDEGGKTIDDAVSEVREAIDFCRYYAMEGRKLFGDGVPLPGPTGESNTLRLRGRGVMIAISPWNFPLAIFAGQVAACLMAGNAVVAKPAEQTPRIAAEAVALLHEAGIPDSALHLVQGDGTIGAALVADTHISGVVFTGSTDVARSINRTLAAKDGPIVPLIAETGGINAMIVDATALPEQVADDVVTSAFRSAGQRCSALRLLFVQEDVADRMIEMIAGAARELQLGDPRDPATNIGPVIDTEAKARLDAHIVRMIHSARVHFAGEAPPGNFVAPHVFELKGAEELTEEVFGPILHVVRYKAADLERVLQSIAASGYGLTLGIHSRIDDTVEAAVDRLSVGNVYVNRNMIGAVVGVQPFGGHGLSGTGPKAGGPYYLPRLATEQTVTINTAAAGGNVGLMTGE, encoded by the coding sequence ATGGCCCGGCCGGATGTCAGCGTTCCGCTGTTTGCAGCGCCCTACGCGCCAGACGATGGCGAGATCGCCGCGCGGCTATTGTCCTTTCCGCCCCTCACCGCCGAACAGAACGCCCGCATCGAGGTCACCGCCACGCGGCTGATCGATGCCGTCCGCGCCGAGGATAGCGGCTTCGGCGGGGTCGAGGACATGCTGCGCGAATTCGCGCTTTCCACAAGAGAAGGCCTCGCCCTGATGGTGATGGCGGAGGCGCTGCTTCGCGTTCCGGATGCCGCCACCGCCGATCGCTTCATCGAGGACAAACTCGGTCAGGGCGATTTCGCCCGTCACCAGACCAGATCCCATGCGGTTCTGGTCAACGCGTCGGCATGGGCGCTCGGCCTGTCGGCGCGGATCATCCAGCCCGGCGAAACCCCGCACGGCACGATCGGCCAGATCGCGAAACGCATCGGTCTGCCCGCCGTCCGCGCCGCAACCCGGCAGGCGATGCGGCTGATGGGCAATCACTTCGTACTGGGCGAGACCATCGACGCGGCGCTCGCCCGCGCGGCCGATTACGACGGCCACCATCATCACAACCGCTATTCGTTCGACATGCTCGGCGAAGGCGCACGGACGGCGGACGATGCTACGCGCTATTTCGACTCCTACGCCTCCGCCATCGCAGAGATCGGCGCGAACGCCGGAACCATCCCGTTCCCGGACCGGCCGGGGATTTCCGTCAAACTCTCCGCGCTGCATCCGCGCTATGAGCCGCTCAGCCGCGCGCGGGTGACGGCCGAACTGGCGCCGCGCGTGCTCACGCTCGCCCAGCAGGCCAAAGCCTGCGACCTGAACTTCACAATCGATGCCGAGGAAGCCGACCGGCTCGAAATGTCGCTGGATGTGATCGGCGCGATGTTTTCGGATTCATCGCTCGACGGCTGGGACGGCTTCGGGCTGGCAATCCAAGCCTATCAAAAGCGCGCCGAAGCCGTGATCGATCATGTTTATGATCTCGCGCAGCGCACCGGCCGCCGCATGGTCGTCCGTCTGGTCAAAGGCGCCTATTGGGACACCGAGATCAAGCGCGCGCAGGAGCGCGGCCTCGACGATTATCCCGTTTTTACCCGCAAAGCGATGACTGACCTGAACTATATCGCCACTGCGCAGAAGCTGCTGAACTTGCGCCCGCACATCTTTCCCCAGTTTGCAACGCATAATGCGCTTTCGGTAGCGACCATTGCCGAGCTCGCGGGCGACGACGACAGCTTCGAGTTTCAGCGGCTACACGGCATGGGTGATGCCCTTTACGCGCAGCTTCACGCCGACAAGCCGGCACTGTCACTGCGCACCTACGCGCCGGTCGGCAATCACCGCGATCTGCTGGCCTATCTGGTGCGGCGGCTTTTGGAGAACGGCGCGAACTCCTCCTTCGTGGCGCAAGCGGCGGACGACAGCATCCCCGTCGCTTCATTGCTCCGGCGCCCGGAGCAGATCATCGCAACGCCCGATCAGGCGCGCCCCGCAAACCTGCCGCTGCCGCGCGACCTCTATCTGCCGCGCGTGAACTCACGCGGCATCGAATTCGGTGATCGCGCGGCGCTCGACGGGTTGCTGCAATCGGTCGCGAGCGCGATCGAGCCGTCCGGCGACGTCAAGAACGTGACCGAGGCGGAGGCCGCCATTGCCATCGGCCTCGCCCGCACGGGATTCGCGTTCTGGAGCCGGACGCCGGCGCAAATACGCGCCACGGCGCTCGAACGCGCCGCAGATCTATTTCAGCAACGGATGCCGCGCTTCGCCGCACTGTTGCAGGACGAAGGCGGCAAGACCATCGACGACGCCGTCTCGGAGGTCCGCGAGGCCATCGACTTCTGCCGCTACTACGCGATGGAAGGACGCAAGCTGTTCGGCGATGGCGTGCCGCTGCCCGGCCCGACCGGGGAGAGCAACACGCTGCGGCTGCGCGGACGCGGCGTGATGATCGCAATCTCGCCGTGGAATTTTCCGCTGGCGATTTTTGCGGGACAGGTCGCCGCGTGCCTGATGGCCGGCAACGCCGTTGTCGCCAAGCCCGCCGAACAGACGCCACGCATCGCGGCGGAAGCCGTAGCCCTGCTGCATGAGGCGGGCATTCCGGATTCGGCACTGCATCTCGTCCAGGGCGACGGCACAATCGGCGCGGCGCTGGTGGCAGACACGCATATCTCCGGCGTGGTGTTTACCGGCTCGACCGACGTGGCGCGCTCCATCAATCGCACGCTGGCGGCAAAGGATGGTCCGATCGTGCCGCTGATCGCGGAAACCGGCGGCATCAACGCCATGATCGTCGATGCAACCGCCCTGCCCGAGCAGGTCGCCGATGACGTCGTAACCTCGGCGTTCCGCTCCGCAGGCCAGCGCTGCTCGGCGCTGCGCCTGTTATTCGTGCAGGAGGATGTCGCCGACCGGATGATCGAGATGATCGCGGGCGCAGCACGTGAACTTCAGCTGGGTGATCCGCGCGATCCGGCGACCAATATCGGCCCGGTGATCGATACCGAGGCGAAAGCACGGCTCGATGCCCATATCGTGCGGATGATCCACAGCGCGCGCGTGCATTTTGCGGGTGAAGCGCCTCCCGGCAACTTCGTCGCGCCGCATGTCTTCGAACTCAAAGGCGCTGAGGAACTGACGGAAGAAGTTTTCGGTCCGATCCTGCATGTGGTGCGCTACAAGGCGGCGGATCTCGAGCGCGTGCTGCAATCCATCGCGGCCAGCGGCTATGGCCTGACGCTCGGGATTCATTCGCGCATCGACGATACGGTTGAAGCGGCAGTTGACCGGCTCAGCGTCGGCAATGTCTATGTCAACCGCAACATGATCGGCGCCGTGGTCGGGGTGCAGCCGTTCGGCGGACATGGGCTTTCAGGGACAGGCCCGAAAGCCGGTGGGCCGTATTATCTGCCGCGCCTCGCCACCGAACAGACGGTGACGATCAATACGGCCGCTGCGGGCGGCAATGTCGGGCTGATGACAGGGGAGTAG
- a CDS encoding acyl-CoA synthetase, translating to MSHPSIHAQTTPDKIAYQMAGSGEAVTYRDLDRRSNQGAQLFRSLGLQKGDHIALLMENTPVFLEICWAAQRSGLYYTAISRYLTADEIAYIVKDCGARVVITTPKCVEAVAPLITGAPGEPVFYITGPAQGQFKSWDEAIVAQPATPIADESAGYDMLYSSGTTGRPKGIKRPLTEPSILVPNPLLKLLCSTMCGMTGDSVYLSPAPLYHAAPLRFNMMCAALGGTSIIMEHFDAEEFLRLVEKHKVTQSQLVPTMFVRMLKLPDDVRKKYDVSSLKGAVHAAAPCPADVKAKMIDWWGPILIEYYAGSEGNGVTVSTSKDWLAHRGTVGRAVVGSLKILDDDGNELPVGETGTVYFAGGPQFAYHNDDEKTKRAYNAQGWSTLGDVGYLDSEGFLYLTDRKAYMIISGGVNIYPQETEDVLITHPAVADVAVFGVPNEEMGEEVKAVVQPHDMARAGKELEAELVLFCRKHLSPIKCPKSVDFEAELPRTPTGKLVKRHLRDRYWAKVKKTPAQA from the coding sequence ATGTCTCATCCGTCCATTCACGCGCAGACGACGCCCGACAAGATCGCCTATCAGATGGCGGGAAGCGGCGAAGCCGTCACCTATCGCGATCTCGACCGCCGCTCCAACCAGGGTGCGCAACTGTTCCGCTCCCTTGGCCTGCAGAAAGGCGACCACATTGCGCTATTGATGGAGAACACGCCGGTCTTCCTGGAAATCTGCTGGGCGGCGCAGCGCAGCGGACTCTACTACACGGCGATCAGCCGCTACCTCACCGCCGACGAGATCGCCTACATCGTCAAGGATTGTGGCGCGCGCGTTGTGATCACGACACCGAAGTGCGTGGAGGCTGTCGCCCCATTGATCACCGGCGCACCGGGCGAGCCGGTGTTCTACATCACCGGTCCCGCGCAGGGACAATTCAAATCGTGGGACGAGGCCATCGTCGCGCAGCCCGCGACACCGATCGCGGACGAATCCGCCGGTTACGACATGCTGTATTCGTCAGGCACGACGGGAAGGCCAAAAGGCATCAAACGCCCGCTGACGGAGCCGTCGATCCTGGTGCCCAATCCGCTGCTGAAACTGCTTTGCTCGACAATGTGCGGCATGACGGGGGACAGCGTCTATCTCTCGCCTGCGCCGCTCTATCATGCAGCTCCGCTGCGCTTCAACATGATGTGCGCGGCGCTTGGCGGCACATCGATCATCATGGAACACTTCGACGCCGAGGAATTCCTGCGGCTGGTCGAGAAGCATAAGGTGACGCAATCGCAACTCGTGCCGACCATGTTCGTGCGGATGCTCAAGCTGCCGGACGACGTGCGCAAGAAATATGACGTATCCTCGCTGAAGGGCGCGGTGCATGCCGCGGCGCCCTGCCCTGCCGATGTCAAGGCGAAGATGATCGACTGGTGGGGGCCGATTCTGATCGAGTACTACGCCGGATCGGAAGGCAACGGCGTCACGGTCTCGACCTCGAAGGACTGGCTCGCGCATCGCGGCACCGTCGGCCGCGCCGTGGTAGGATCGCTCAAGATCCTCGACGACGACGGCAACGAACTGCCCGTGGGCGAGACCGGCACGGTGTATTTCGCAGGCGGCCCGCAGTTCGCCTATCACAACGATGATGAAAAGACGAAGCGCGCCTACAACGCGCAGGGCTGGTCGACGCTGGGCGACGTCGGTTATCTCGACAGCGAGGGCTTTCTCTATCTCACCGACCGCAAGGCCTACATGATCATTTCCGGCGGCGTGAACATCTACCCGCAGGAAACCGAGGACGTGCTGATCACCCACCCCGCCGTGGCGGATGTCGCGGTGTTCGGCGTGCCGAATGAGGAAATGGGCGAAGAGGTCAAGGCCGTGGTGCAGCCGCACGACATGGCGCGCGCCGGCAAGGAACTGGAAGCCGAACTGGTTCTGTTTTGCCGCAAGCACCTGTCGCCGATCAAATGCCCGAAGAGCGTCGACTTTGAAGCGGAGCTGCCGCGCACGCCCACCGGCAAGCTGGTGAAGCGGCATCTGCGCGACCGCTACTGGGCGAAGGTGAAGAAGACCCCGGCGCAGGCGTGA
- a CDS encoding transcriptional regulator GcvA codes for MTARLPSLNGLRAFEAAARHLSFTKAAAELNVTQTAISHQIRRLEEELGLRLFVRQSRALALTPQAAEYLPSIRAAFQDLRTATDRLLRTGNDRVLTVSTLTSLAVKWLLPRLSPFQEQHPEIDVRITTSTELVDFRSSNVDAAIRYGRGQWPGLRAEWLMAEDLFPVCSPKLMTGERALLKPEDLSRVTLLHTATTRDDWRIWLTAAGLPVEIAQSPGMTFDLAFMTVQAAIDGLGVAMGHTAYVADDIAKGRLVVPFDIVTPSAGYYFVTPQDQATTPAIGAFREWLIETAKMRPVPDAIRTGGMISGQPVAAP; via the coding sequence ATGACCGCCAGACTGCCCTCCCTGAACGGCTTGCGCGCCTTCGAGGCCGCCGCGCGGCACTTGTCCTTCACCAAGGCGGCAGCGGAGCTGAACGTTACCCAGACCGCCATCAGCCATCAGATCCGACGGCTGGAGGAAGAACTCGGCCTCCGGTTGTTCGTCCGCCAAAGCCGCGCGCTGGCGCTGACCCCGCAGGCCGCCGAGTACCTGCCCAGCATCCGTGCTGCATTTCAGGACCTGCGCACCGCCACCGACCGGCTGCTGCGCACCGGCAACGACCGCGTGCTGACGGTGAGCACGCTGACCTCGCTTGCGGTGAAGTGGCTGCTGCCGCGGCTGTCGCCGTTTCAGGAACAGCATCCGGAGATCGACGTCCGCATCACCACCTCGACCGAACTGGTCGACTTCCGCAGCAGCAATGTCGACGCCGCGATCCGCTATGGGCGCGGACAATGGCCCGGGCTGCGCGCCGAGTGGCTGATGGCCGAGGATCTGTTTCCGGTGTGCAGCCCGAAGCTGATGACCGGCGAGCGCGCGCTGTTGAAACCGGAGGATCTCTCACGCGTCACGCTGCTGCATACCGCGACGACGCGGGACGACTGGCGCATATGGTTGACCGCGGCTGGTCTGCCGGTAGAGATCGCGCAAAGCCCGGGCATGACATTCGATCTGGCGTTCATGACCGTGCAGGCCGCCATCGACGGCCTCGGCGTCGCCATGGGTCACACGGCCTATGTCGCCGACGATATTGCCAAAGGACGTCTCGTCGTCCCGTTCGACATCGTGACGCCGTCCGCGGGCTACTACTTCGTCACGCCGCAGGACCAGGCCACGACGCCAGCCATCGGCGCATTCCGTGAGTGGCTGATCGAGACCGCAAAGATGCGGCCGGTGCCGGACGCGATCCGCACGGGCGGAATGATCTCAGGTCAACCTGTCGCAGCGCCTTAA
- a CDS encoding enoyl-CoA hydratase-related protein: MTVTATVPISANTVIDTGTDELLCEVRDRVAVITLNRPQARNSLSDNLTPALRRMIKLCGEDANVGALLITGAGAAFCAGGDVKGMGGKPGSSNAPELTFDQKVARLQERQRTLTGVLVNVRKPTIAALPGPAAGAGLSLALACDLRIAAESAFVTTAYVKIGLSGDYGMSWLLTRLVGTSRARELMFFGEKIDAKRCETLGLVNRVVPDDRLRDEAFAWAKTLAEGPSTALRLMKDNLDEALMNDFLTSLDHEAERMVRTAGTADHKEAVKAFVEKRKPVFRNG, from the coding sequence ATGACCGTCACAGCCACTGTCCCCATCAGCGCCAACACCGTGATCGACACCGGCACGGACGAACTGCTCTGCGAAGTGCGCGACCGCGTCGCCGTCATCACGCTCAACCGCCCGCAGGCGCGGAATTCGCTCTCCGACAATCTGACGCCTGCGCTGCGCCGGATGATCAAGCTGTGCGGCGAAGACGCCAATGTCGGCGCGCTGCTGATCACAGGCGCGGGCGCGGCGTTCTGTGCCGGTGGTGACGTCAAGGGCATGGGCGGCAAACCCGGCAGCAGCAACGCACCCGAACTGACATTCGACCAGAAGGTTGCGCGTCTGCAGGAGCGCCAGCGCACGCTGACCGGCGTTCTGGTCAATGTCCGCAAACCGACCATCGCGGCCCTGCCGGGTCCAGCGGCGGGAGCGGGCCTTTCGCTGGCGCTGGCCTGCGACCTGCGCATTGCGGCGGAGTCCGCCTTCGTCACCACGGCCTATGTGAAAATTGGTCTCAGCGGCGACTACGGTATGTCGTGGCTGCTGACGCGCCTCGTCGGCACGTCGCGGGCGCGCGAGCTGATGTTCTTCGGCGAGAAGATCGATGCGAAGCGCTGCGAGACGCTTGGCCTTGTCAACCGCGTGGTGCCCGACGACCGGCTGCGCGACGAAGCCTTCGCCTGGGCAAAGACGCTTGCCGAAGGTCCGTCGACAGCCTTGCGGCTAATGAAGGACAATCTCGACGAGGCGCTGATGAACGATTTCCTCACCTCGCTCGATCACGAAGCCGAACGAATGGTGCGCACCGCCGGAACCGCCGATCACAAGGAAGCGGTGAAAGCCTTCGTCGAAAAGCGCAAGCCGGTGTTCAGGAACGGCTGA
- a CDS encoding YgcG family protein, with product MKAVKAVILAFLLCFASAGWADVAVPPLTGRVVDLTATLSSDQAATLEQKLKDFEDRKGSQLAVLIVPTTQPETIEQYSLRVVEQWKLGRKKVDDGALLIVAKNDRKLRIEVGYGLEGALTDATSKRIIDEIITPKFRSGDFAGGISDGVDRILKVIDGEPLPAPKPEGELPDLSAIGEYFPFLFIGTLFAGGIFRAIFGRLLGALIAGGGIGIVMWLLIGTLPLAAIAALIVFVLTLIGDALVSSGGGGRSSGGFSSGSSSSSGGGFGGGGGSFGGGGASGNW from the coding sequence ATGAAAGCGGTCAAGGCGGTCATTCTCGCGTTCCTGCTGTGCTTCGCGTCCGCCGGTTGGGCGGACGTCGCGGTGCCGCCGCTGACCGGCCGCGTCGTCGATCTGACGGCGACGCTGTCATCCGATCAGGCTGCCACTCTCGAACAGAAGCTGAAGGATTTCGAGGATCGCAAGGGCAGCCAGTTGGCGGTGCTGATCGTGCCGACGACGCAGCCGGAAACCATCGAGCAGTATTCGCTGCGCGTGGTCGAGCAATGGAAGCTCGGACGCAAGAAGGTGGACGACGGCGCGCTGCTGATTGTCGCCAAGAATGACCGCAAACTGCGTATCGAGGTGGGCTACGGCCTGGAAGGCGCGCTGACCGATGCGACGTCGAAGCGCATCATCGACGAGATCATCACGCCGAAGTTCCGCAGCGGCGATTTCGCCGGCGGCATTTCCGACGGCGTCGACCGCATCCTGAAAGTCATCGACGGCGAGCCGTTACCCGCGCCGAAGCCCGAGGGCGAACTGCCCGACCTCAGCGCGATCGGCGAATATTTTCCGTTCCTGTTCATCGGCACGCTGTTCGCTGGCGGAATTTTCCGCGCGATCTTCGGGCGGCTGCTCGGCGCGCTGATCGCCGGCGGCGGCATCGGCATCGTGATGTGGCTTCTGATCGGCACATTGCCACTCGCGGCCATCGCCGCCCTGATCGTGTTCGTGCTTACATTGATCGGCGACGCGCTGGTGTCCTCCGGAGGCGGCGGCCGCTCCAGCGGCGGCTTCAGTTCGGGCAGCTCAAGCAGTTCGGGTGGCGGGTTCGGCGGAGGCGGCGGCAGCTTCGGCGGCGGCGGCGCCTCGGGCAACTGGTAG
- a CDS encoding LemA family protein: MRKILTVLAALASLSLTNCGYNAIQQNDESVKSSWSEVVNQYQRRADLVPNLVNSVKGFAQQEKDVLLGVTNARAKVGTIQVTPEVLNDPAAFQKFQAAQGELTGALSRLLVTTENYPQLKSDQLFRDLVAQLEGTENRIAVARNRYIKAVQDYNVGIRTFPNNLTAMVFGYKEKPNFTVENEKSISTAPKVDFNVPPATAPATPAPAK, translated from the coding sequence ATGCGCAAGATTTTGACGGTCCTCGCAGCGCTCGCGTCGCTGAGCCTCACCAATTGCGGATATAATGCGATCCAGCAGAACGATGAATCGGTAAAGTCGAGCTGGTCCGAGGTGGTGAACCAGTATCAGCGCCGCGCCGATCTGGTGCCGAACCTCGTCAATTCGGTGAAGGGTTTTGCCCAGCAGGAAAAGGACGTCCTGCTCGGTGTCACCAACGCACGCGCCAAGGTCGGCACCATCCAGGTTACGCCGGAAGTTCTCAATGATCCGGCCGCGTTCCAGAAATTCCAGGCCGCGCAGGGCGAGTTGACCGGCGCATTGTCGCGCCTCTTGGTGACGACGGAAAATTATCCGCAGCTCAAGTCGGATCAACTGTTCCGAGATTTAGTGGCGCAGCTTGAGGGCACCGAAAACCGCATCGCCGTGGCGCGCAATCGTTATATCAAGGCGGTGCAGGACTATAATGTCGGCATCCGCACCTTCCCGAACAATCTGACGGCCATGGTGTTCGGCTACAAGGAAAAGCCCAACTTCACGGTCGAAAACGAGAAGTCGATCTCCACCGCGCCGAAGGTCGATTTCAACGTGCCGCCGGCCACTGCTCCAGCCACACCAGCGCCTGCAAAGTAG
- a CDS encoding GNAT family N-acetyltransferase, which produces MLAAADRFTLSNLGRYTDVLRLKGGKTLAVRFLELRDADALLDYFRSLSTRSRYNRLLGAASELPPSELDKALHVGEGNSFAVVADMKVDGVDTIVGEARYSFDAETGDGEMGLSIGDRWQGQGIGAAMMANLECRSAALGAQRLFGETLRNNDQMIGLARKLGYSFAQAPNDWRLARFEKPLHRAAEIPCESWKQAAAAGWPLKGALQAAG; this is translated from the coding sequence ATGCTCGCCGCTGCGGATCGCTTCACTCTGAGTAACCTTGGCCGCTATACCGATGTGCTTCGGCTGAAAGGCGGCAAGACGCTGGCTGTGCGCTTCCTGGAGTTGCGCGATGCGGATGCGCTGCTGGATTATTTCCGGTCGCTGTCGACGCGTTCGCGTTACAATCGCCTGTTAGGGGCTGCGAGCGAGCTGCCGCCGTCCGAACTCGACAAGGCGCTGCATGTGGGTGAAGGCAATAGCTTCGCCGTCGTTGCCGATATGAAGGTCGATGGCGTCGACACCATCGTTGGCGAAGCCCGTTACAGCTTTGACGCGGAAACGGGAGACGGCGAAATGGGATTGTCGATCGGCGACCGCTGGCAGGGCCAGGGGATCGGTGCGGCGATGATGGCGAATCTCGAATGCCGCTCGGCCGCGCTGGGCGCGCAACGGCTGTTCGGAGAGACGCTACGCAACAACGATCAGATGATCGGTCTCGCGCGCAAGCTCGGCTATTCGTTCGCGCAGGCGCCGAATGATTGGCGACTGGCTCGTTTCGAGAAGCCGCTGCATCGTGCGGCTGAAATCCCCTGCGAAAGCTGGAAACAGGCGGCTGCCGCCGGCTGGCCGCTGAAGGGCGCGTTGCAGGCTGCTGGCTGA
- a CDS encoding TPM domain-containing protein has product MGIKRIGKHLLLNRWRVRRAFPRQALANIEKAIKTSEASHAGQIRFAVEGALDGRPLFKDQPARDRAIDVFSELRLWDTVDRNGILIYLLIADRDVEIVADRGISEKVVQTDWEKICRIMEAEFRAGNYEGGVLKGIAAATQLLAKHFPAAGKHPNELPDEPVVL; this is encoded by the coding sequence ATGGGTATCAAGCGCATCGGAAAGCATCTTCTTCTCAATCGTTGGCGGGTCCGGCGCGCGTTTCCGCGCCAGGCGCTGGCCAATATCGAGAAGGCCATCAAGACAAGCGAGGCAAGCCATGCCGGCCAGATCCGCTTCGCGGTGGAAGGTGCGCTCGACGGCAGACCGCTCTTCAAGGATCAGCCGGCGCGCGACCGCGCTATCGATGTGTTTTCAGAGCTGCGGCTCTGGGACACGGTGGATCGCAACGGCATCCTGATCTATCTTCTGATCGCGGACCGCGATGTGGAGATTGTCGCCGACCGCGGCATCAGTGAGAAGGTGGTGCAGACGGACTGGGAAAAAATCTGCCGCATCATGGAGGCGGAATTCCGCGCCGGAAATTACGAGGGCGGTGTGCTGAAAGGCATCGCCGCCGCCACGCAGTTGCTGGCGAAGCATTTCCCGGCGGCGGGGAAGCATCCGAACGAACTTCCGGACGAGCCGGTGGTACTATAG
- a CDS encoding acetyl-CoA C-acyltransferase — protein sequence MAQSTKTDAGNDIWLAAGVRTPFAKVDGPLSGVDAIALSVPVVKHMIDRLGGGKPDFAVWGNVVPNLTWSNIAREILMDAGVDATVPATSTVMACSTSMMGVFEAAGLIDGEVRNLALVGGVDSLSQVQLGLGTSLSNWVRQFQTARSLGQKLSHAIDLKLSDVRLYIPAVSNRTTGMSMGEHTEITAKVWNISREAQDQIALESHQRAVAAWDRGFFDDLVIPFGGVKRDTIPRKDTSLEKLARLSPSFDRTSGKGTLTAGNSSPLTDGASSIWVASTAGLTRLPASTPRVKLVDWEMASVDFRTEGLLMAPPYAIPRLLKRQGLTYADIHLWEIHEAFAAQVLAHIKALESPEFIRDKAGVTGEFGKFPRERMNPNGGSTALGHPFGATGARILSQAVKALAAMPKGSRAIVSICADGGQGTVALLEAA from the coding sequence ATGGCGCAATCCACCAAAACCGATGCAGGAAACGACATCTGGCTGGCGGCGGGCGTCCGCACGCCGTTTGCCAAGGTCGATGGCCCCTTGAGCGGCGTCGACGCTATCGCGCTGTCGGTGCCGGTGGTCAAGCACATGATCGATCGCCTTGGCGGCGGCAAGCCGGACTTCGCGGTCTGGGGCAACGTCGTTCCCAACCTGACCTGGAGCAACATCGCCCGCGAAATTCTCATGGATGCCGGCGTCGACGCCACGGTGCCGGCCACTTCCACCGTGATGGCCTGCTCGACCAGCATGATGGGCGTGTTCGAGGCCGCAGGCTTAATCGACGGCGAGGTGCGCAATCTCGCGCTGGTCGGCGGCGTCGACAGTCTCAGCCAGGTGCAGCTTGGCCTCGGCACATCGTTGTCGAACTGGGTGCGCCAGTTCCAGACCGCCCGCTCGCTCGGCCAGAAGCTCAGCCACGCCATCGATCTCAAGCTCAGCGACGTGCGCCTCTACATTCCGGCGGTCAGCAACCGCACCACCGGCATGAGCATGGGCGAGCATACCGAGATCACCGCCAAGGTCTGGAACATCTCGCGCGAGGCGCAGGACCAGATCGCGCTGGAAAGCCATCAGCGCGCGGTCGCGGCGTGGGATCGCGGCTTCTTCGACGATCTCGTGATTCCGTTCGGCGGGGTGAAGCGCGACACCATTCCGCGCAAGGATACATCGCTGGAGAAACTGGCGCGGCTGTCGCCGTCGTTCGACCGCACCAGCGGCAAGGGCACGCTGACCGCGGGCAACTCGTCGCCACTGACCGACGGCGCGTCGAGCATCTGGGTCGCTTCGACGGCGGGTCTCACAAGGCTGCCTGCGAGCACGCCCCGCGTGAAACTGGTGGACTGGGAAATGGCGTCGGTGGATTTCCGCACCGAAGGTCTCCTGATGGCGCCGCCTTACGCGATCCCGCGTCTGCTGAAGCGGCAGGGACTGACCTATGCGGACATCCATCTCTGGGAAATTCACGAAGCGTTCGCCGCTCAGGTGCTGGCGCATATCAAGGCGCTGGAAAGCCCCGAGTTCATCCGTGACAAGGCGGGCGTGACCGGAGAATTCGGCAAGTTTCCGCGCGAGCGCATGAATCCGAACGGCGGCTCCACCGCGCTCGGGCATCCGTTCGGCGCGACCGGCGCGCGAATCCTCAGTCAGGCGGTCAAGGCGCTGGCCGCGATGCCGAAGGGCAGCCGCGCCATCGTCAGCATCTGCGCCGACGGCGGGCAGGGGACCGTGGCGCTGCTGGAAGCCGCGTAG